Sequence from the Pseudomonadota bacterium genome:
CGAGACCGCGCCTGCCGGCGCAGCGTGATCAGCCGACGTGCGTCTTGACGAAAGACCCCATCGCCTGCTCGTTCATGTAGCCCACGTTCTTCGCAACGGGCTGGCCGTCCTTGAAGATGATGATCGTGGGAACGCCCATGATCTGGTACTTGTTGGCGATCTCCGGGCTGTGGTCGGTGTCGAGCTTCATGACCTTCATCTTGCCCGTCATCGACTCAGCGACCTTGTCGATCACGGGGGCCATCATCTTGCACGGCCCGCACCACTCAGCGTAGAAGTCGACCATCACCGGCACCTTTGCGTCGAGCACCTCGCTCGAGAAGGACTGGGTGTTCACCATCGCAACGTTCGACATGTCAGAAACCTCCGTAATGGGTACGCCCCACGGTGGGAAGCGCTTGCCTGCCTGCGCGGCTTGCCGGGCCCATCGAGACCGTGCGCGCGCAGCGGGAGGCGCCTATTCTTCGAGCCATCGCGGCTCTCCTTTTGGCGGGCTTGGAAGCCCTTGCCAAACCGCACACCGCGCAGCCCTGCACCTCGCCCCGCCGCCGACCCGATGGCTCAGTGCTGGAGCATCATCAGCACCTTGGCGCCGCCCACAAGGTCCTTCACGTCGTTCCAGCTGCGAACCGACGAGATGCGACGCCACACGTAGCTCGGGCGCAGGTAGAAGTCCTTGTAGGCCTTCTTGAGCATCGTCTGCAGCTTCTTCTCGTCCCAGTGCTCGGTGATGATGTGGGGAAAGCTCTCGCGCCCCTTCTTGAGCAGGGTGTAGTCTTGCCAGTAATCGCCGTCGACGTAGCCGCGCTTCATCGCCTCGCGGTAGAGCCCGGTGTGGGGCAGTGGCGTGGTGATGGAGTACGAGGCCCAGTCGAGCGGCAGCTCCTGCGAGAGGCGCACGGTCTCCTTGTAGGTCTCCATGTCCTCGTCGAGGTACCCGATCATGAAGAAGCCGCGGGTCGAGAAGCCCTTCTTCTTCGCCAGGTTCACGGTGTCACGGATCTTCTCGACCGTGATGCCCTTGTTCATGAGCTTGAGGATGCGCGGCGAGCCGGATTCGATGCCGAAGTGGATGCGCTTGCAGCCGGCCTCGCGCAGGGCGTCGAGCATGTCGGCGTCGACGCAATCGACGCGGGTGCGCACATCGAAGCCGAACTTCAGCTTGCGCTCCTTGATGAGCTCACAGATCTTGAGCACGCGCGACTTCTTCACCGTGAAGGTCTCATCGAACATGATGATCTCGCGCGCATTGTACTTCTTGACGTAGATCTCCATCTCTTCGACTACGTTCTCGGGTGATCGGTAGCGAATGGTGTCACCCGCGTACACCTGCGAGCAGTACGCGCACTTGTACGGGCAGCCGCGCGTGGTGATCATGTTGAAGAACGGCTTCTCGATGGTGAGGGCGTGGTACTTGTCCCACGGGGTCAGGTCGACCGCCGGGAACGGGATGTCGTCGAGCTTGCGCGACCACTGCCGCGGTGGGTTGAGGCGCACCTCGCCGTCGACGCGCACGCACGTGCCAAGGATGTCGTCGAGCGAGTCTCCGCCGTCGTAGCGGCGCACGATCTCGAGAATGGTCTCTTCACCGTCGCCCGTCACCGCCATGTCGAGCCAGGGGAACGACAGGCTCTCCTTGGGGTAGATCTGCATCTGGGGACCGCCCCCGATGATGAGCGCGTTCGGGCACGCCTCACGCGCCAGCTTGGCGGCGTGCACCACGTTGGGCCAGCCCACGGTGGTCGACGTGAAGCCGATGATATCCGGCTTGGCGTCTTGCACGGCCTTCTGGAAATCGGCACCGTACAGATCAAAGACGTGGGCGTCGAGAATCTCGACCGGAAACCCGTCTTGCCGCAGAACGGCGGCAATGTACATGATGCCCAGGGCCGGATAGACCTGGAGCGTCTTCTCGGCCTGATCAGGGATCGGCCGGATGTTTGTGTCCTCGTTGTACTTTACGAGAAGTGTCTTCGGCTTCATACCGTCTCCTGTGGGGGGCCGACGCGCCGGTCGGTCAGGAGTGAGTTATAGCATATAGATGGGCTCGGCGGCAAAGGGGGGGTCACCGCCGCGACTTGGAGGTCAGGCCGCCAGCGCGGCCCGGACCACCGTGGTCGCCACGTCAGCCTTCATCTGGTTCCACTGCTCGAAGGCACGCTCCTGGTAGGCAATCCACGGATCTTTCTGCGCGTACGCCTCGAGCCCGATGCCAGACTGCATCAGCTGCATGTTCTCGAGGTGGTTGTACCACGCCTCGTCGAGGGAATCAAGGGCGATGTCGCGCAGCCCCTGTCCCCAGGCCGCATCACCGAAACGGGCCTTCTGATCGCCGAGACGCTTCT
This genomic interval carries:
- the trxA gene encoding thioredoxin, with amino-acid sequence MSNVAMVNTQSFSSEVLDAKVPVMVDFYAEWCGPCKMMAPVIDKVAESMTGKMKVMKLDTDHSPEIANKYQIMGVPTIIIFKDGQPVAKNVGYMNEQAMGSFVKTHVG
- a CDS encoding radical SAM protein, translating into MKPKTLLVKYNEDTNIRPIPDQAEKTLQVYPALGIMYIAAVLRQDGFPVEILDAHVFDLYGADFQKAVQDAKPDIIGFTSTTVGWPNVVHAAKLAREACPNALIIGGGPQMQIYPKESLSFPWLDMAVTGDGEETILEIVRRYDGGDSLDDILGTCVRVDGEVRLNPPRQWSRKLDDIPFPAVDLTPWDKYHALTIEKPFFNMITTRGCPYKCAYCSQVYAGDTIRYRSPENVVEEMEIYVKKYNAREIIMFDETFTVKKSRVLKICELIKERKLKFGFDVRTRVDCVDADMLDALREAGCKRIHFGIESGSPRILKLMNKGITVEKIRDTVNLAKKKGFSTRGFFMIGYLDEDMETYKETVRLSQELPLDWASYSITTPLPHTGLYREAMKRGYVDGDYWQDYTLLKKGRESFPHIITEHWDEKKLQTMLKKAYKDFYLRPSYVWRRISSVRSWNDVKDLVGGAKVLMMLQH